One Topomyia yanbarensis strain Yona2022 unplaced genomic scaffold, ASM3024719v1 HiC_scaffold_171, whole genome shotgun sequence DNA segment encodes these proteins:
- the LOC131694865 gene encoding histone H4-like has product MTGRGKGGKGLGKGGAKRHRKVLRDNIQGITKPAIRRLARRGGVKRISGLIYEETRGVLKIFLENVIRDAVTYTEHAKRKTVTAMDVVYALKRQGRTLYGFGG; this is encoded by the coding sequence AGGGCTCGGCAAGGGAGGCGCTAAGCGGCACCGCAAGGTGCTTCGTGACAACATCCAGGGCATCACCAAACCCGCCATTCGTCGTCTGGCTCGACGTGGAGGAGTGAAGCGAATCTCCGGTTTGATATACGAGGAAACCCGTGGTGTGCTGAAGATTTTTCTGGAAAACGTTATCCGGGACGCTGTGACGTACACTGAACATGCCAAACGGAAGACCGTCACTGCGATGGATGTCGTCTATGCGCTTAAACGCCAGGGACGCACATTGTacggttttggtggttaa